One Ignavibacteria bacterium genomic region harbors:
- the atpG gene encoding ATP synthase F1 subunit gamma, which translates to MATLKEIRIRLNAVKNIQKITKAMKMVAAAKVRKAQDRIISTRPYASKLSSLMSELVNLNDISNHPLIQEREIKKRLVVLIASDRGLCGAFNSNIIKHTVAHLENIGKDTAMITIGKKGFDFFSKRKYNLIKNYPSVFQNLNIQTSTEIVNYLKNLYLKGEYDFIEIIYNEFKSIIKQNIVTDTFLPFKKNSESDFTSRNIDFIFEPDSKNILFELIPKELNIMFWKALLESNASEQGARMTAMETASNNAGDVIKELNLNYNRARQESITTELLEIVSGAEALQKG; encoded by the coding sequence TTGGCTACACTTAAAGAAATAAGAATCCGCTTGAATGCGGTAAAGAATATTCAGAAGATAACTAAGGCAATGAAAATGGTTGCTGCTGCTAAAGTACGCAAAGCACAGGATAGAATAATTTCAACCAGACCTTATGCGAGTAAACTTAGCAGTCTTATGAGTGAACTTGTTAATTTAAATGATATTTCGAATCATCCTCTGATTCAGGAAAGGGAAATTAAGAAACGTCTCGTAGTCTTGATTGCCTCAGACAGGGGACTATGCGGTGCTTTTAACTCTAATATCATAAAACATACAGTTGCTCATCTCGAAAATATTGGAAAAGATACTGCAATGATAACCATTGGTAAAAAAGGTTTTGATTTTTTCTCTAAACGGAAATACAATTTAATTAAGAACTATCCTAGCGTTTTTCAGAATTTAAACATTCAGACATCCACGGAAATTGTTAATTACCTTAAAAACCTTTATTTGAAAGGTGAATACGACTTTATAGAAATTATATACAACGAATTTAAATCAATAATCAAACAAAATATTGTTACGGATACTTTCCTTCCGTTCAAGAAAAACTCCGAAAGTGATTTTACATCCCGAAATATTGACTTCATATTCGAACCCGATTCTAAAAATATTTTGTTCGAACTCATTCCGAAAGAATTGAACATTATGTTCTGGAAAGCTCTACTTGAGTCTAATGCGTCTGAACAGGGTGCCAGAATGACAGCTATGGAGACAGCCTCGAACAATGCTGGTGACGTAATTAAAGAGCTTAATCTGAATTATAATCGTGCACGCCAAGAATCTATCACAACAGAACTACTTGAAATTGTAAGTGGTGCTGAAGCCCTGCAAAAGGGATAA
- the atpA gene encoding F0F1 ATP synthase subunit alpha, with protein sequence MNVKAGEVSAVILKQLSGYENEVDIYDIGTVLSVGDNVARVYGLSKCQASELIEFPHGVFGVALNLEEDNVGCVLFGEVHLVKEGDTVKRTGKIISIPVGEAMLGRVINPLGQPLDGKGDIAAEMFAPIERKALGVIQRQPVKEPLQTGLKAIDAMIPIGRGQRELIIGDRQTGKTAVAIDTIINQKGKDVYCIYVATGQKASTIAQVVKNLEDAGAMEYTTVIAAPASDPAPMLYISPYSGATLGEYFRDKGKHALVIYDDLTKQAAAYRELSLLLRRPPGREAYPGDVFYLHSRLLERASKLSNELGGGSLTALPIIETKAGDVSAYIPTNVISITDGQIYLEPNLFNNGVRPAINVGISVSRVGGSAQIKAMKKIAGTLRLDLAQYRELESFAKFGSDLDKATQQQLRRGERLVEILKQKQYSPLGVEKQVVVIFAATHGYLDEIPVDYVKKFESDFLTEMENIHSDILNEIIEKKDLSDDLMKKLNSVLTDFTNRFKESLKS encoded by the coding sequence ATGAATGTAAAAGCAGGCGAAGTATCCGCTGTAATATTAAAGCAGCTTTCGGGCTACGAAAATGAAGTTGATATTTATGATATCGGAACCGTTCTGTCGGTTGGTGATAACGTCGCGAGAGTTTATGGCCTCTCAAAATGTCAGGCGAGTGAGCTTATCGAATTCCCGCATGGAGTGTTCGGTGTAGCCCTAAACCTTGAAGAGGACAACGTTGGCTGCGTTCTTTTCGGTGAAGTTCACCTTGTAAAAGAAGGAGACACGGTTAAAAGAACCGGCAAGATTATCTCTATTCCGGTTGGTGAAGCAATGCTCGGACGTGTTATTAACCCTCTTGGTCAGCCGCTCGACGGTAAAGGCGATATTGCAGCAGAAATGTTTGCCCCTATCGAAAGAAAAGCGCTCGGCGTTATTCAAAGACAGCCTGTTAAAGAACCTCTGCAAACAGGTCTCAAAGCTATCGATGCTATGATTCCAATCGGTAGAGGACAAAGAGAATTGATTATAGGCGATAGACAGACAGGTAAAACAGCCGTGGCTATTGATACAATAATAAATCAAAAAGGTAAAGACGTTTATTGTATTTATGTTGCAACAGGTCAGAAAGCATCAACTATTGCTCAGGTAGTTAAAAATCTTGAAGATGCCGGTGCTATGGAATATACCACTGTTATAGCTGCTCCTGCGTCAGATCCTGCACCAATGCTATACATATCTCCTTACTCAGGTGCAACACTCGGCGAGTATTTCCGCGATAAAGGTAAGCATGCACTCGTAATCTACGACGATTTAACAAAACAAGCAGCAGCTTATAGAGAACTTTCTTTACTTTTAAGAAGACCTCCTGGAAGAGAAGCTTACCCGGGTGACGTATTCTATTTACATTCACGCTTGCTTGAAAGAGCTTCCAAGCTTTCAAATGAACTCGGCGGCGGTAGTTTGACAGCTTTACCTATCATCGAAACTAAAGCCGGTGACGTATCTGCTTATATCCCGACTAACGTAATCTCTATCACAGACGGACAGATTTATCTTGAACCAAATCTATTTAATAACGGTGTTAGACCCGCTATAAACGTCGGAATATCTGTTTCGCGTGTTGGTGGTAGTGCTCAGATTAAAGCAATGAAAAAGATTGCTGGTACTTTAAGACTAGACCTTGCTCAGTACAGAGAACTTGAGTCATTCGCAAAATTTGGTTCAGACCTCGACAAAGCAACTCAGCAGCAGCTAAGACGCGGTGAAAGACTTGTTGAAATACTCAAGCAGAAACAATATTCTCCTCTAGGTGTTGAAAAACAAGTTGTTGTCATTTTTGCAGCTACTCATGGATATCTTGATGAAATACCCGTTGACTATGTAAAGAAATTCGAAAGTGATTTTCTTACCGAAATGGAAAATATTCACAGCGATATTTTAAATGAAATAATCGAAAAGAAAGATTTATCAGATGATTTAATGAAAAAACTGAATTCAGTTTTAACTGATTTTACAAACCGTTTCAAAGAATCCTTAAAATCTTAA
- the atpH gene encoding ATP synthase F1 subunit delta — protein sequence MANKLTSSYSDSLYEAASKDNILNDVAADCSALLSLIAESGELNIVLDSPVISKFKKIAIVNSLFKGKVKDLTLNLILLVIKNRRESFLKLILEGFLHIKDEKDGIIKPVYTTAIELKEDEKIILKKEIDTITSKNSIPSFEVKPELIGGFTLNIGDSIIDGSVKRQLELMRKSLK from the coding sequence ATGGCAAATAAATTAACTTCAAGTTATTCAGATTCTTTGTACGAGGCAGCATCTAAAGACAATATTCTTAACGATGTAGCAGCAGATTGTTCTGCTCTGCTTTCTTTAATCGCTGAAAGCGGAGAACTTAACATAGTCTTGGATAGCCCTGTGATAAGCAAGTTCAAGAAGATAGCCATCGTTAATTCATTGTTTAAGGGAAAGGTCAAAGACCTTACTTTAAACCTTATCTTGCTTGTAATAAAGAACCGCAGGGAATCATTTCTGAAGTTAATCCTTGAAGGTTTTCTTCATATAAAAGATGAAAAGGATGGTATCATCAAACCTGTTTATACAACAGCTATAGAACTTAAAGAAGATGAAAAAATTATATTGAAGAAAGAAATTGATACGATAACGAGTAAGAATTCAATACCATCGTTTGAAGTGAAACCGGAACTAATCGGAGGTTTTACGTTAAACATAGGCGATTCTATTATTGATGGAAGTGTGAAGAGACAACTTGAACTGATGAGAAAATCACTAAAATAA
- the atpF gene encoding F0F1 ATP synthase subunit B, giving the protein MTLILLNNLLFGIILSGDKPSLLSVNPGLIIWTIIVFVIFLFLLKKFAWGPIIKALNKREQIIKEALENAEKQNKESAELIEQNKKVIAEANSQASRIISEAKDIAVKMKDEIVSKANEESNKNIEKAKQQIEAMKVSALEEMRGDITDIAFKAAEKILSKNLDREKQMDLINDFMSKIPKN; this is encoded by the coding sequence ATGACACTTATTTTATTAAATAATTTGTTGTTTGGTATTATTTTAAGCGGGGATAAACCTTCTTTGCTTTCCGTCAATCCGGGACTGATTATCTGGACGATTATTGTCTTTGTCATATTTCTTTTCTTATTAAAGAAATTTGCATGGGGACCGATTATTAAAGCCCTTAATAAACGCGAGCAGATTATTAAAGAAGCGCTTGAAAATGCCGAAAAGCAAAATAAAGAATCTGCTGAGCTTATCGAACAGAACAAGAAGGTTATTGCAGAGGCAAATTCTCAGGCTTCAAGAATTATAAGCGAAGCTAAAGATATTGCAGTTAAGATGAAGGATGAGATTGTCAGCAAAGCAAACGAAGAGTCCAACAAGAATATTGAGAAAGCAAAGCAGCAGATTGAAGCAATGAAGGTGTCAGCACTCGAAGAAATGAGAGGGGATATAACCGATATCGCTTTTAAAGCCGCAGAAAAAATTCTCTCCAAGAATCTTGACAGAGAAAAACAGATGGACCTAATTAATGACTTTATGTCTAAAATACCAAAGAACTGA
- the atpE gene encoding ATP synthase F0 subunit C has protein sequence MDLSLAFLAAGIGAGLVVIGAALGIGKIASAAMDASGRNPEALGDIRTSMIIAAALIEGVALFGLVICILLAIKS, from the coding sequence ATGGATTTATCATTAGCATTTCTTGCAGCAGGTATCGGAGCCGGTTTAGTAGTTATCGGAGCAGCTCTTGGTATTGGTAAAATTGCAAGTGCGGCTATGGACGCAAGCGGCAGAAACCCCGAAGCTCTCGGCGATATTAGAACTTCAATGATTATCGCAGCAGCACTTATTGAAGGTGTTGCACTATTCGGACTGGTTATCTGTATTCTGTTAGCTATTAAGAGCTAA
- the atpB gene encoding F0F1 ATP synthase subunit A, which translates to MKIIKFFQISLLLLAFLVTGLSGRLIASEPDNEDEDKLDIVEKVVDHDYVDFYFLGKLELPQIPPVTIAGITFDFSITKSLFMMFLSTTVLFLVLKRAASLNTKNPAPKGAGNFIEVIVIFMRDEVILPNMGKEGLKMLPFFLTLFFFILFANLIGLIPFMAQPTKNLSVTTGLALVTFGMIQINGMKKNGVFGYLKGLVPHGIPAFVLPIMIIVEFIGLFTKPFALLMRLFANIVAGSIIILSLIGLIFIMNWAGVVIAIPFTLFIYFLELFVALLQAYIFTMLSVIFINMAMHQEH; encoded by the coding sequence TTGAAAATTATTAAGTTTTTTCAAATAAGCTTATTGCTGCTTGCTTTTTTGGTTACAGGATTATCGGGCAGGCTGATTGCCAGCGAGCCAGATAATGAAGATGAAGACAAGCTTGATATTGTTGAGAAAGTAGTCGATCACGATTATGTTGACTTCTATTTCCTTGGCAAGTTAGAGCTTCCTCAGATTCCTCCTGTCACAATTGCAGGTATAACTTTCGATTTCTCAATCACGAAATCGTTGTTCATGATGTTTCTTTCTACTACAGTTTTATTCTTAGTCCTGAAACGCGCAGCTTCTTTAAATACCAAAAATCCCGCCCCAAAAGGTGCAGGAAATTTTATCGAAGTTATTGTTATTTTCATGCGCGATGAGGTTATTCTTCCAAACATGGGAAAAGAAGGGCTTAAAATGCTCCCTTTTTTCCTGACACTGTTCTTCTTCATACTATTTGCAAATCTCATTGGCTTGATTCCGTTTATGGCTCAGCCAACTAAAAATCTTAGTGTTACCACAGGGCTTGCACTTGTAACATTCGGAATGATACAGATAAACGGCATGAAGAAAAACGGAGTATTTGGATACTTAAAAGGACTTGTCCCTCATGGTATCCCGGCTTTTGTGCTTCCTATTATGATTATTGTGGAGTTTATCGGTCTGTTTACAAAGCCGTTTGCGCTCCTAATGAGGTTGTTTGCAAATATTGTTGCTGGATCAATTATTATACTTTCGCTTATTGGTTTGATTTTTATAATGAACTGGGCAGGCGTTGTAATTGCAATACCTTTCACATTGTTCATTTATTTTCTTGAATTGTTTGTAGCATTGCTGCAGGCATATATTTTTACGATGCTGTCAGTCATATTCATAAATATGGCTATGCATCAGGAGCACTGA